A stretch of Deinococcus radiopugnans ATCC 19172 DNA encodes these proteins:
- a CDS encoding choice-of-anchor X domain-containing protein, with translation MRAETEVQRDRVAPGGLYFVVPLSDDGLDFDPAANDGTYAGSLDLERAYRRLLKYQLDARGVWRVYVFAQDVNQTKPGTPPEIAAQHIGDFFVASAISITFDPTLPCSLEAQGSILVV, from the coding sequence GTGCGTGCGGAAACTGAGGTCCAGCGAGACCGCGTCGCGCCGGGCGGCCTCTACTTCGTCGTGCCCCTGAGCGATGATGGACTGGACTTTGATCCAGCGGCCAACGACGGCACGTATGCCGGGTCCCTCGACCTGGAACGGGCGTACCGCCGGCTGCTGAAGTATCAGCTCGACGCGCGCGGCGTCTGGCGGGTCTACGTGTTTGCCCAGGACGTTAACCAGACCAAACCAGGCACGCCGCCAGAGATCGCCGCTCAGCATATTGGGGACTTCTTCGTGGCCAGCGCCATCAGCATTACTTTCGATCCCACCCTGCCGTGTTCACTCGAAGCCCAGGGGAGCATCCTGGTGGTTTAA